A single Nitrosospira multiformis ATCC 25196 DNA region contains:
- a CDS encoding entericidin A/B family lipoprotein — translation MRTLTMMLALIAAFGLSACHTIQGVGKDVQSGGEALEKSAK, via the coding sequence ATGCGAACGCTGACGATGATGCTTGCCTTGATCGCTGCCTTTGGCCTGTCTGCCTGCCACACCATTCAGGGAGTAGGCAAAGACGTTCAAAGCGGCGGAGAAGCACTGGAAAAATCTGCAAAATAA
- the leuD gene encoding 3-isopropylmalate dehydratase small subunit, translated as MKKFHSCEGVVVPLDRANVDTDAIIPKQFLKSIKRSGFGQNLFDEWRYLDHGEPGIDPATRKLNPEFVLNLPRYRDARLLLARANFGCGSSREHAPWALQDYGFEVIIAPSFADIFFNNCFKIGLLPIVLDTSQVDQLFREVEAIEGYRLLVNLEQQSVTTPAGESFSFDIDPFRKHSLLNGLDEIGLTLQHADKIRAFEEKRRAEQPWLFA; from the coding sequence GTGAAAAAGTTTCATTCATGCGAGGGAGTGGTGGTCCCACTGGATCGGGCGAACGTCGACACCGACGCCATCATTCCCAAACAGTTTCTGAAATCCATCAAGAGGTCCGGCTTCGGGCAAAACCTCTTCGATGAATGGCGATACCTGGATCATGGCGAGCCAGGCATCGACCCTGCCACTCGTAAACTCAACCCTGAATTTGTGCTTAACCTGCCGCGTTACCGCGATGCCCGGCTACTCCTCGCCCGCGCCAATTTCGGTTGCGGATCCAGCCGGGAACATGCTCCCTGGGCATTGCAGGATTACGGCTTTGAGGTAATCATTGCCCCCAGTTTTGCCGATATTTTTTTCAACAACTGCTTCAAAATAGGTTTGCTTCCCATCGTGCTCGACACCTCACAGGTGGATCAGTTGTTCCGCGAGGTCGAGGCCATCGAAGGGTACCGATTGCTCGTCAATCTGGAGCAGCAATCGGTGACCACTCCTGCCGGAGAATCTTTCTCCTTCGATATCGATCCTTTCCGCAAGCATAGTCTGCTGAATGGTCTGGACGAAATCGGCCTCACGTTGCAGCACGCGGACAAAATCCGCGCGTTCGAAGAAAAACGCCGCGCAGAACAGCCGTGGCTGTTCGCCTGA